In Hymenobacter sublimis, a single genomic region encodes these proteins:
- the tyrS gene encoding tyrosine--tRNA ligase, with product MDLIEELRWRGMFHDMMPGTDEHLRQNAPITGYIGFDPTAPSLHIGNLATIMLLVHLQRAGHRPLALVGGATGMIGDPSGKSAERNLLDEDALRRNQAGIRAQLEKFLVFDDSPTGAQVVNNYDWFKEFGFLQFLREVGKHLTVNYMMAKDSVKRRISGNEESGAEGLSYTEFSYQLLQGYDFFHLYKELGTTLQMGASDQWGNITTGTELIRRMSGGEGKAYALTGQLITKADGTKYGKSETGTVWLDGAMTSPYQFYQFFLNAADADAPRLIRVFTLLPQQEIEALEAEHAQAPHLRTLQKALAKDVTIRVHGEAAYEAALAASQVLFGGGELASLDEATLLDVFAGVPHVEVSRAALTEQNIISLLSEATNSVIFPSKGEAKKMVQAGGVSLNRAKATLEQQATEVPLLLNQYIVAQKGKKNYYLIKVV from the coding sequence TTGGACTTAATAGAAGAACTGCGCTGGCGGGGCATGTTTCACGACATGATGCCCGGAACCGATGAGCACTTGCGCCAGAACGCGCCCATCACCGGCTACATCGGCTTCGACCCTACGGCGCCCTCCCTGCACATCGGCAACCTGGCCACCATTATGCTGCTGGTGCACCTGCAGCGGGCCGGCCACCGGCCCCTGGCTCTGGTGGGCGGCGCTACCGGCATGATTGGGGACCCCTCGGGCAAGTCGGCGGAACGTAACCTGCTGGATGAGGACGCGTTGCGTCGCAACCAGGCCGGCATTCGGGCCCAGCTGGAGAAGTTTCTGGTGTTCGACGATTCGCCTACGGGTGCCCAGGTGGTCAACAACTACGACTGGTTTAAGGAATTCGGCTTTCTGCAGTTCCTGCGCGAGGTAGGCAAGCACCTCACGGTGAACTACATGATGGCCAAGGACTCCGTGAAGCGCCGCATCAGCGGCAACGAAGAGTCGGGCGCGGAAGGCCTGAGCTACACCGAGTTCAGCTACCAGCTGCTGCAGGGCTACGACTTCTTCCACCTCTACAAAGAACTGGGCACTACCCTGCAAATGGGCGCCTCCGACCAGTGGGGCAACATCACTACGGGCACCGAACTGATCCGGCGTATGTCGGGCGGCGAGGGTAAAGCCTACGCCCTTACCGGCCAGCTCATCACCAAGGCCGATGGCACCAAGTACGGCAAGAGCGAAACTGGCACCGTCTGGCTCGACGGCGCCATGACTTCGCCCTACCAGTTCTACCAGTTCTTCCTGAACGCCGCCGACGCCGATGCGCCCCGCCTCATCCGCGTATTCACGCTGCTACCCCAGCAGGAAATCGAAGCTCTGGAAGCCGAGCACGCCCAAGCGCCCCACCTGCGCACCCTGCAGAAAGCTCTGGCCAAAGACGTGACCATTCGGGTGCACGGCGAAGCCGCCTACGAAGCGGCGCTGGCAGCCTCGCAGGTGCTCTTTGGCGGCGGCGAGCTAGCTAGCCTGGATGAAGCGACACTGCTGGACGTGTTTGCCGGGGTTCCCCACGTAGAGGTTTCCCGCGCCGCCCTAACCGAGCAGAACATTATCAGCCTGCTGAGCGAGGCCACGAACAGCGTTATTTTTCCCTCCAAGGGCGAAGCCAAGAAGATGGTGCAGGCCGGTGGCGTTAGCCTTAACCGCGCCAAGGCTACCTTGGAGCAGCAAGCCACGGAGGTGCCCTTGCTGCTGAATCAGTACATCGTGGCCCAGAAAGGCAAGAAGAACTACTACCTCATCAAAGTAGTCTAG
- the parS gene encoding type II RES/Xre toxin-antitoxin system antitoxin yields MAATAHLPKITATMPAALRKKWAAWGQAGQDSFALVMEARKGVPAATAFEVAEAFQLQANELEAIYELSTKTLRTYSQEKKPLSAASSEKTLKIISLYNLGLEVFGEAAAFLRWLDKPAHGLDQEVPLRLLETSGGIDLVAEELTRIAYGDLS; encoded by the coding sequence ATGGCTGCCACTGCTCACCTCCCCAAAATTACCGCCACTATGCCCGCGGCCCTGCGCAAAAAGTGGGCGGCTTGGGGCCAAGCCGGGCAGGATTCCTTTGCCCTGGTAATGGAAGCCCGCAAAGGGGTGCCAGCGGCCACGGCGTTTGAGGTAGCGGAGGCGTTTCAGCTGCAGGCCAACGAGCTGGAAGCCATCTACGAGCTTTCCACGAAAACCCTGCGTACATACTCGCAGGAAAAGAAGCCTCTCAGTGCCGCTAGCAGCGAGAAAACCCTGAAAATCATTAGTCTCTACAACCTGGGACTGGAAGTATTCGGGGAGGCGGCCGCGTTTTTGCGCTGGCTGGACAAGCCCGCCCACGGCCTCGACCAGGAGGTGCCGCTGCGCCTGTTGGAAACCAGCGGGGGCATTGATTTGGTGGCCGAGGAGCTAACCCGCATTGCCTACGGCGACTTATCGTAG
- the holA gene encoding DNA polymerase III subunit delta: MTLTADEILKQLQQRQFAPVYFLQGEEPYYIDLVADLLEKNVLQEHEKGFNQVVLYGKDTDVAGILGQAKRFPMMAERSVVIVKEAQAVADLEAEKSWPFLEAYLKNPLQSTVLVLCYKHKTLDARKKLGKLLTGDKNNPAPAGTVLLTSKKLYDNQVAPWLTNYVRGKGQQITPQATNMLAEYIGAELGRLTNEVDKMLINLLPGHSIDEDLVQRMVGISKEYNIFELQTALIRRDVLKANRILLYFEANPKNNPLIPNLTLLFNYFSRLLALHQLPNPTEADWNKLGLRSAFARRDYQTGLKVFPFERTRDIVHLIRRADGQSKGIDSGSMTDGEILRELVWLILHPVPLHAVVGM; the protein is encoded by the coding sequence TTGACCCTCACCGCCGACGAGATTCTCAAGCAGCTCCAGCAGCGGCAGTTTGCACCCGTGTATTTCCTGCAGGGGGAGGAGCCTTACTATATTGACCTGGTAGCTGATCTGCTGGAGAAAAATGTGCTGCAGGAGCACGAAAAGGGCTTTAACCAGGTAGTGCTCTACGGTAAGGATACCGATGTGGCTGGCATCCTGGGCCAGGCCAAGCGCTTCCCTATGATGGCGGAGCGCTCCGTCGTCATCGTAAAGGAAGCCCAGGCTGTGGCTGATTTGGAGGCCGAAAAGTCGTGGCCGTTTCTAGAGGCTTACCTCAAAAACCCGCTGCAAAGCACGGTGCTGGTGTTGTGTTACAAGCACAAAACCCTCGATGCGCGCAAGAAGCTGGGCAAGCTGCTCACCGGCGACAAAAACAACCCCGCCCCAGCCGGTACGGTGCTGCTGACCAGCAAGAAGCTCTACGACAACCAGGTGGCGCCCTGGCTCACGAACTACGTACGCGGCAAGGGCCAGCAGATTACGCCCCAGGCCACCAACATGCTGGCCGAGTACATTGGAGCGGAGCTAGGTAGGCTCACGAACGAGGTGGATAAAATGCTGATTAACCTGCTGCCGGGCCACAGCATTGATGAGGACCTGGTGCAGCGCATGGTGGGCATCAGCAAGGAGTACAACATCTTCGAGCTGCAAACGGCCCTAATCCGGCGCGACGTGCTCAAGGCCAACCGCATCCTGCTCTACTTCGAGGCCAACCCCAAGAATAACCCGCTCATCCCGAACCTGACGCTGCTGTTCAACTACTTCTCCCGCCTCTTGGCCCTGCACCAACTGCCCAACCCCACGGAAGCCGACTGGAACAAGCTGGGCCTGCGGAGCGCCTTCGCCCGTCGCGACTACCAAACCGGCCTGAAAGTTTTTCCTTTCGAACGCACCCGCGACATCGTGCACCTCATCCGCCGCGCCGACGGCCAAAGCAAAGGCATCGACTCGGGCTCCATGACCGACGGCGAAATCCTGCGGGAGCTGGTGTGGCTGATTTTGCACCCGGTGCCCCTGCACGCCGTGGTGGGGATGTAA
- a CDS encoding TolC family protein: protein MKTLLCCLALAAGPLLARAQTGPPAPPTETWEERFFKSPEAVLPILHQAAISHSAGIEKLELAKQVASEDIRLARKKILNTLALTSSYSYGTLPYFATNGSTERIQQLNAFSLSARAQYTVGLNMAVPFEQLANRRATVHKQELILQQAVAERAVGETEIRRQVILLYQELALAHANLQHHQNAVQSASISKKLADSKFRNGEMQVDEQMAATELHGKALLAQAEARNKYQTAMLLLEDFLGTSLHVLMTGR from the coding sequence ATGAAAACTCTACTCTGCTGCCTGGCCCTGGCCGCCGGCCCGCTGCTGGCCCGCGCCCAAACGGGGCCGCCCGCCCCCCCTACCGAAACGTGGGAGGAGCGCTTTTTTAAGTCGCCCGAGGCTGTGCTGCCCATTTTGCACCAAGCCGCCATTAGTCACTCGGCCGGCATTGAAAAGCTGGAGCTGGCCAAGCAGGTAGCCAGTGAGGACATCCGACTGGCGCGCAAGAAGATCCTGAACACCTTGGCCCTGACCTCCAGCTACAGCTACGGCACGCTGCCCTACTTTGCTACCAACGGCTCCACGGAGCGCATTCAGCAGCTCAATGCTTTTTCGCTGAGTGCCCGGGCCCAGTACACGGTAGGCCTGAACATGGCCGTGCCGTTTGAGCAACTGGCCAACCGCCGCGCCACCGTGCATAAGCAAGAGCTGATTTTGCAGCAGGCTGTGGCGGAGCGGGCCGTGGGCGAAACGGAAATCCGCCGCCAGGTGATTCTGCTGTACCAGGAACTGGCCCTGGCCCACGCCAACCTGCAGCACCACCAGAACGCCGTGCAGTCGGCCAGCATTAGCAAGAAGCTGGCCGATAGCAAGTTCCGCAACGGCGAGATGCAGGTGGATGAACAGATGGCAGCCACGGAGCTGCACGGCAAGGCCCTGCTGGCTCAGGCCGAAGCCCGCAACAAGTACCAGACGGCCATGCTGCTGCTGGAAGACTTTCTGGGTACTTCCCTCCATGTTTTAATGACCGGCAGATGA
- a CDS encoding response regulator transcription factor: MVVPKKQLLIVDDEPSIRLILEHYFSGEYDVVVTSNGQEALNWLQKGHQADAIVADYEMPQMDGLEFLKRLRAHASHATTPLLMLSVADESSKKILCLKQGADDYIVKPFNPEELEIRIKNVLGRVRA; encoded by the coding sequence ATGGTAGTACCCAAAAAACAACTGCTTATCGTGGACGATGAGCCCTCCATTCGCCTGATTTTGGAACACTATTTCTCTGGTGAGTATGATGTAGTAGTGACCTCCAACGGGCAAGAAGCGCTAAACTGGCTCCAGAAAGGCCACCAGGCCGACGCCATCGTGGCTGATTACGAGATGCCCCAAATGGACGGGCTGGAGTTTCTGAAACGCTTGCGGGCGCACGCCTCCCACGCCACCACCCCCTTGCTGATGCTGTCGGTGGCCGATGAAAGCAGCAAGAAAATCCTGTGCCTGAAACAGGGTGCCGACGATTACATCGTGAAGCCCTTCAACCCTGAGGAGCTGGAAATCAGGATTAAAAACGTGCTGGGCCGCGTCCGGGCCTGA
- a CDS encoding ATP-binding protein, giving the protein MELQVTSGPPQQLAEADNSRTYYGEQERLLALQALDILDSEAEPEFEDMVQQAARLCAAPVACISFLDETRQWIKAQTGSWLPEIPRARSFCARTLQANDLLLLDAMSAPALFAATPLTYHDTPVVAYAGYPIRTGEGYVVGVLSVSDVVSRTFSPEQQQFLQLLAQQVSQALALRLARRARLAAEASVQRKQAFLAAMSHEIRTPIHGIMGLSRLLQESFITPQQEENLAIIASTAENLLNVINDILDFSKVELGKMELERVPFDVEATVRDATRSVQHMAQKKGISLQTLVQSPGALPIIEGDPLRLRQILLNLLTNALKFTEEGQITVSVEVQHQDAAMVYLEFCVDDTGIGISMDKAEEIFRAFDQATSSTARRYGGTGLGLAICRSLIELQGGRIWLEGRPGQGSCFRFSLAYPISAARPYAEAVLPPLAPGLLQGLHILLAEDNPVNKLLATSLLQTWGVQVAIATDGQQALELASSHPYDLLLMDIQMPLRTGLEVTADLRATPNPNQQTPIIALTANAMPAEVQTFSQHGFTDFLIKPYHEADLYRLLVRTLGRTDVAPDLPQPTYDFSQLGRLAHDAAFIRKMQQLFLDTVPGQLHALKSAVSHGHWTTAGQLIHSLKSTYGSMQMAEAIRCLQRLEQALQPPVTAAAPLMSLLELLGAITSRTVELFADHLRQPLPDQPPPAA; this is encoded by the coding sequence ATGGAATTACAAGTAACCAGCGGGCCGCCTCAGCAACTGGCGGAAGCCGATAACTCCCGGACCTACTACGGCGAACAGGAACGCCTCCTGGCGCTGCAGGCGCTGGACATTCTGGATTCCGAAGCCGAACCAGAGTTTGAGGACATGGTGCAGCAGGCGGCGCGGTTGTGCGCGGCGCCGGTGGCCTGCATCAGCTTTCTGGACGAAACCCGCCAGTGGATCAAGGCCCAAACCGGCAGCTGGCTGCCGGAAATACCTCGGGCCCGGTCCTTCTGCGCGCGCACCCTGCAAGCCAACGACCTGCTCCTGCTGGACGCAATGAGTGCGCCCGCCCTGTTTGCCGCTACCCCACTCACTTACCACGATACCCCCGTAGTGGCCTACGCCGGCTACCCCATCCGTACGGGCGAAGGCTATGTGGTGGGCGTACTAAGCGTGAGTGACGTGGTGAGCCGAACCTTTAGCCCGGAGCAGCAGCAGTTTCTGCAGCTACTGGCCCAGCAGGTCAGCCAGGCCCTGGCGCTGCGCCTGGCCCGGCGCGCCCGGCTGGCGGCGGAGGCATCGGTGCAGCGGAAGCAAGCGTTTCTGGCGGCCATGAGCCACGAAATCCGCACCCCCATCCACGGCATTATGGGCCTGAGCCGGCTGCTGCAGGAAAGCTTTATTACGCCGCAACAGGAGGAAAACCTGGCTATTATTGCTTCCACGGCCGAAAACCTGCTCAATGTTATCAACGACATTCTTGACTTCAGCAAGGTAGAGTTGGGCAAGATGGAGCTGGAGCGGGTACCGTTTGACGTGGAAGCCACCGTGCGGGACGCCACCCGCTCAGTGCAGCACATGGCCCAGAAGAAAGGCATCAGCCTGCAAACCCTGGTGCAGAGTCCGGGCGCGCTACCTATAATAGAGGGCGACCCCCTGCGGCTGCGGCAAATTCTGCTGAACCTGCTCACCAACGCCCTCAAATTCACGGAAGAAGGCCAGATTACGGTTTCCGTGGAAGTGCAGCACCAGGACGCGGCTATGGTTTACCTGGAGTTTTGCGTGGACGACACCGGCATTGGCATCAGCATGGACAAGGCCGAGGAAATATTCCGGGCCTTTGACCAGGCCACCAGCAGCACCGCCCGCCGGTACGGGGGCACGGGGCTGGGGCTAGCCATCTGCCGAAGCCTGATTGAGCTGCAGGGCGGCCGCATCTGGCTGGAAGGCCGGCCGGGCCAGGGCAGCTGCTTCCGCTTCTCGCTGGCTTACCCCATCAGTGCCGCCCGGCCCTACGCGGAGGCCGTGCTCCCCCCGCTGGCTCCGGGCTTACTGCAGGGCCTCCACATATTACTGGCCGAAGACAACCCCGTTAATAAATTGCTGGCCACCTCATTACTTCAAACTTGGGGCGTGCAGGTAGCCATTGCCACCGATGGGCAGCAAGCCCTGGAGCTGGCCAGCTCCCACCCCTACGACCTGCTGCTAATGGACATTCAGATGCCGTTGCGCACGGGGCTGGAAGTCACGGCCGACCTGCGCGCTACGCCCAACCCCAACCAGCAGACCCCCATCATTGCCCTGACGGCCAATGCCATGCCCGCCGAAGTGCAGACCTTCAGCCAGCACGGATTTACGGACTTTCTGATCAAACCCTACCACGAAGCTGATCTGTACCGGCTGCTGGTGCGCACCCTGGGCCGGACCGACGTGGCCCCCGACCTGCCCCAGCCAACCTACGATTTTTCCCAGCTCGGGCGGCTGGCCCACGATGCGGCCTTCATCCGAAAAATGCAGCAACTCTTCCTGGATACGGTGCCGGGGCAGCTGCACGCCCTAAAAAGTGCCGTGAGCCACGGCCACTGGACCACGGCAGGCCAGCTGATTCACAGCCTAAAATCGACGTACGGCAGCATGCAGATGGCCGAGGCAATCCGCTGCCTCCAGCGGCTGGAGCAGGCCCTGCAGCCACCCGTAACGGCTGCCGCCCCGCTGATGAGCTTGCTGGAGCTGCTCGGTGCTATTACCAGTCGCACCGTGGAGCTGTTTGCCGACCACCTGCGCCAGCCGCTCCCCGACCAGCCACCTCCTGCTGCCTAG
- a CDS encoding pyridoxal-phosphate dependent enzyme — protein MHQEDTLFTALTQTHARIKPYIHHTPVLTSHLLNELAGATLYFKCENFQRMGAFKMRGAVNAIMQLSAEQQRQGVVTHSSGNFAQALALAAQSLGVTAYIVMPSNAPRVKKEAVLAYGGQVIECEPTLSAREQTAQQLVAERGATFIHPSNDLHVILGQGTAALELLTEQPDLTYLFTPVGGGGLVAGTILAAQACGRNCRIVAGEPATMDDAYRSLQAGRIESNAGGDTIADGLKTQLGDINFPLIQRGIDAIILVSEDEIIAAMRLIWERLKIVVEASSAVALAALLKNKASYAGQPVGVILSGGNVDLGKLPF, from the coding sequence ATGCACCAAGAAGACACTCTATTTACCGCGCTAACGCAAACCCACGCCCGCATCAAGCCCTATATTCACCACACGCCGGTGCTTACCTCGCATCTGCTGAATGAGTTGGCCGGGGCTACTTTGTATTTTAAGTGTGAGAATTTCCAGCGCATGGGCGCTTTTAAGATGCGCGGGGCCGTTAATGCCATTATGCAGCTTTCGGCCGAGCAGCAGCGGCAGGGGGTTGTTACGCACTCCTCCGGCAACTTTGCCCAGGCCTTGGCCTTGGCCGCCCAGAGCCTGGGTGTAACGGCTTATATTGTAATGCCCAGCAATGCGCCGCGGGTGAAAAAAGAGGCTGTACTGGCCTACGGCGGCCAGGTGATTGAGTGCGAGCCTACTCTCAGCGCCCGGGAGCAAACCGCCCAGCAACTCGTAGCTGAGCGCGGAGCCACTTTCATTCACCCCTCCAACGACCTGCATGTGATTCTGGGCCAGGGCACGGCTGCTCTGGAGCTGCTAACCGAGCAGCCCGACCTAACTTACCTGTTCACGCCAGTGGGCGGGGGCGGGCTGGTGGCGGGTACCATTCTGGCGGCCCAGGCCTGCGGCCGCAACTGCCGGATAGTAGCCGGCGAGCCAGCCACCATGGACGATGCCTACCGCTCCCTGCAAGCTGGCCGCATCGAGAGCAATGCCGGCGGCGACACCATAGCCGACGGGCTGAAAACGCAGCTCGGTGACATCAACTTTCCCCTGATTCAGCGGGGCATTGACGCTATTATTCTGGTTAGCGAGGATGAGATTATTGCCGCCATGCGCCTGATTTGGGAGCGGCTGAAAATTGTGGTAGAAGCCTCCAGCGCCGTGGCCCTGGCCGCCCTGCTCAAAAATAAGGCCTCCTATGCCGGCCAGCCGGTAGGAGTCATTCTCTCGGGCGGCAACGTGGACCTTGGGAAACTGCCGTTTTAG
- a CDS encoding sugar transferase codes for MNATAPNLYPSGPPPQPLLPSWRPLTHRNPKKTTARKRSAATRALQMPVAKRAFDILVSASILLALLPLFLLVALLIKLESKGPVLYYSYRVGTGYRKFRFWKFRSMRQDADQLLASVKNLNQYQAAAPATAPAPGACACHAGHDGPCQNHLIDQNGNLICEKYYAQTKKAREEATFIKIANDPRITRIGLFIRNTSIDELPQLFNVLRGDMSLVGNRPLPLYEAEKLTTDQFATRFLAPAGITGLWQVSKRGKGGDMSAEERKALDVEYATNYSFRKDLKILLRTFPALLQKENV; via the coding sequence ATGAATGCTACTGCGCCTAACCTTTACCCTTCCGGCCCTCCTCCTCAGCCCCTGCTGCCCAGTTGGCGGCCACTCACACACCGCAACCCAAAGAAAACCACCGCCCGCAAGCGCTCCGCCGCTACCCGCGCCCTGCAGATGCCGGTGGCCAAGCGGGCCTTCGATATCCTGGTTTCCGCCAGTATTCTGCTGGCTCTGCTACCCCTATTTCTGCTGGTAGCCCTGCTGATTAAGCTGGAATCCAAGGGGCCGGTGCTGTACTACTCCTACCGGGTGGGCACGGGCTACCGCAAGTTTCGCTTCTGGAAATTCCGGTCTATGCGCCAGGATGCCGACCAGCTGCTGGCCTCGGTGAAAAACCTGAACCAGTACCAGGCCGCAGCCCCCGCCACTGCTCCTGCGCCGGGTGCGTGCGCCTGCCACGCGGGCCACGACGGGCCCTGCCAGAACCATTTGATTGACCAAAACGGCAACCTGATCTGTGAGAAGTACTACGCCCAAACCAAAAAGGCGCGGGAAGAGGCCACCTTCATCAAGATTGCCAACGACCCGCGCATTACGCGCATTGGGCTGTTCATTCGTAACACCAGCATTGATGAGCTGCCCCAGCTGTTCAATGTGCTGCGCGGGGATATGTCATTGGTTGGCAACCGGCCCCTCCCCCTCTACGAGGCCGAAAAGCTTACCACCGACCAGTTTGCCACTCGTTTCCTGGCTCCGGCCGGTATCACGGGCCTCTGGCAGGTGAGTAAGCGGGGCAAAGGCGGCGACATGTCGGCCGAGGAGCGCAAAGCCCTGGACGTGGAGTACGCCACCAATTACTCCTTTCGCAAAGACCTTAAGATTCTGCTCCGGACCTTCCCGGCCCTGCTGCAAAAGGAAAACGTTTGA
- the accC gene encoding acetyl-CoA carboxylase biotin carboxylase subunit: MKKITKLLVANRGEIALRVLRSAKEMGLQTVAIYSEADRNALHVRYADEAVCVGPPASKDSYLRGDKILAVCRELGVDAIHPGYGFLSENAEFARMVKEAGLIFVGPSPEAMDIMGDKLSAKQAVQAYNIPLVPGTAEAISDVTEAKQIAQQVGFPILIKASAGGGGKGMRLVHHVEEFEEQMQLAINEAVSAFGDGAVFIEKFVTGPRHIEIQVLGDEHGNIVHLFERECSIQRRHQKVIEEAPSAVLTPELRAEMGRCAVDVARACNYTGAGTVEFLLDDQRNFYFLEMNTRLQVEHPVTEQITGLDLVKEQIKVAQGQPLAFRQDELQIQGHALELRVYAEDPQNNFLPDIGTLTTYVRPQGPGVRVDDGFEQGMDIPIYYDPMIAKLVTFGSTRQEAIERMLRAIDEYQITGIETTLGFGRYVLQHPAFVSGNFDTNFIKDHFSPEALKPAAPDEATATLAAVLTAMLLTEKKPGAAPASAEVPAATGSAWKRNRLGLR, encoded by the coding sequence ATGAAGAAAATCACCAAGCTGCTCGTCGCTAACCGGGGCGAAATTGCCTTGCGCGTGCTGCGCTCGGCCAAAGAAATGGGCCTGCAAACCGTGGCTATTTACTCCGAGGCCGACCGCAACGCCCTGCACGTGCGCTACGCCGACGAGGCCGTGTGCGTGGGTCCGCCGGCCAGCAAGGACAGCTACCTGCGCGGCGACAAAATTCTGGCGGTTTGCCGCGAGTTGGGCGTTGACGCCATTCACCCCGGCTACGGCTTCCTGAGCGAAAACGCGGAATTTGCTCGTATGGTAAAGGAGGCCGGGCTGATTTTCGTGGGGCCCTCGCCCGAGGCCATGGACATTATGGGCGACAAGCTCTCGGCCAAGCAGGCCGTGCAAGCCTATAATATTCCGCTGGTACCGGGTACCGCCGAGGCCATCAGCGACGTAACCGAAGCCAAGCAGATTGCCCAGCAGGTAGGGTTTCCCATTCTGATTAAGGCCTCGGCCGGTGGGGGCGGCAAGGGTATGCGCCTGGTGCATCACGTGGAGGAGTTTGAGGAGCAGATGCAGCTGGCCATCAACGAGGCCGTGTCGGCCTTCGGCGACGGGGCCGTGTTCATTGAAAAGTTCGTGACCGGCCCGCGCCACATCGAGATTCAGGTGCTGGGCGACGAGCACGGCAACATTGTGCATTTGTTTGAACGGGAGTGTTCCATTCAGCGCCGCCACCAGAAAGTAATTGAGGAAGCTCCTTCCGCCGTGCTTACCCCCGAGTTGCGCGCCGAAATGGGCCGCTGCGCCGTGGACGTGGCCCGGGCCTGCAACTACACTGGCGCTGGCACCGTGGAGTTTTTGCTCGATGACCAGCGCAACTTCTACTTCCTGGAGATGAACACCCGCCTGCAGGTAGAGCACCCCGTGACGGAGCAAATCACGGGCCTCGACCTGGTAAAAGAGCAGATCAAAGTAGCCCAGGGCCAGCCCCTGGCCTTCCGCCAGGATGAGCTGCAGATTCAGGGCCACGCCCTGGAGCTGCGCGTGTACGCCGAGGACCCGCAGAACAACTTCCTGCCCGACATTGGCACCCTGACTACCTACGTGCGCCCCCAGGGCCCCGGCGTGCGGGTGGATGATGGCTTTGAGCAGGGCATGGACATTCCGATTTACTACGACCCCATGATTGCCAAGCTCGTGACCTTCGGGTCTACCCGGCAGGAGGCCATTGAGCGGATGCTGCGCGCCATTGACGAGTATCAGATTACCGGCATCGAAACTACCCTGGGCTTCGGCCGCTACGTGCTGCAGCACCCCGCCTTCGTGAGCGGCAACTTCGACACCAACTTTATCAAGGACCACTTCAGCCCCGAGGCCCTGAAACCCGCCGCCCCGGACGAAGCCACGGCCACCCTCGCCGCTGTGCTCACGGCCATGCTCCTGACGGAAAAGAAACCCGGCGCCGCCCCCGCTTCGGCGGAAGTGCCAGCGGCTACCGGCTCGGCCTGGAAGCGCAACCGGCTGGGCTTACGGTAA
- a CDS encoding aminotransferase class I/II-fold pyridoxal phosphate-dependent enzyme, producing MDLFEKIAANRGPLGIHSHYAHGYFAFPKLEGEIKPRMIFRGKEVLTWSLNNYLGLANHPEVRQADAEGAAEYGMALPMGARMMSGNSNLHEQLENELAEFVMKPDCMLLNFGYQGVVSIIDAMVGRHDVIVYDAESHACIIDGVRLHAGKRFVYVHNDMASLEKQLERAKRITDETGGGILVITEGVFGMSGNQGDLRGVVALKEKYQFRLFVDDAHGFGTMGTTGAGTGEEQGIQDGIDLYFSTFAKSMASIGAFVAGPENVIEYLRYNMRSQIFAKSLPMPLVVGALKRLELLRTRPELKENLWTIVRALQSGLREKGFNIGTTSSPVTPVLLEGQISDATQVTFDLRENHGIFCSIVVYPVVPKGVIMLRIIPTASHSLDDVAITIKAFEAVQEKLNKGLYSKAEVPAGLQN from the coding sequence GTGGATCTATTTGAGAAGATTGCCGCCAACCGCGGCCCGCTGGGTATCCATTCGCACTACGCGCACGGCTATTTCGCTTTTCCCAAGCTGGAAGGCGAGATTAAGCCGCGCATGATTTTCCGCGGTAAAGAGGTTCTCACCTGGAGCCTGAATAACTACCTGGGCCTGGCCAACCACCCCGAAGTGCGCCAGGCCGATGCCGAGGGCGCCGCCGAATACGGCATGGCCCTGCCCATGGGCGCGCGCATGATGTCGGGCAACTCCAACTTGCACGAGCAGCTGGAAAATGAACTGGCTGAGTTCGTCATGAAGCCGGACTGCATGCTCCTGAACTTCGGCTACCAAGGGGTAGTGAGCATCATTGATGCCATGGTCGGCCGCCACGACGTGATTGTGTACGACGCCGAGTCGCACGCCTGCATCATTGACGGGGTGCGCCTGCACGCGGGCAAGCGCTTTGTGTACGTGCACAACGATATGGCCAGCCTGGAAAAGCAGCTGGAGCGGGCCAAGCGCATCACCGACGAAACCGGCGGTGGCATCCTCGTTATTACGGAGGGTGTATTCGGCATGTCGGGCAATCAGGGCGACCTGCGCGGGGTAGTAGCGCTGAAGGAGAAATACCAGTTCCGCCTGTTCGTAGACGACGCCCACGGCTTTGGTACGATGGGCACTACGGGGGCGGGTACGGGCGAAGAACAAGGCATTCAGGACGGTATCGACCTTTATTTTTCGACGTTTGCCAAGAGCATGGCTAGCATCGGAGCCTTCGTGGCGGGCCCCGAGAACGTAATTGAATATTTGCGCTACAACATGCGCAGCCAGATTTTCGCCAAAAGCCTGCCCATGCCGCTGGTCGTGGGCGCTCTGAAGCGGTTGGAGCTGCTGCGCACCCGCCCCGAGCTGAAGGAAAACCTCTGGACCATTGTGCGGGCCTTGCAGAGCGGCCTGCGCGAAAAAGGCTTCAATATTGGCACGACTTCCTCGCCCGTAACGCCCGTGCTGCTAGAAGGCCAGATTTCCGATGCAACCCAGGTAACGTTCGATCTACGTGAGAATCACGGCATTTTCTGCTCTATTGTGGTGTATCCGGTGGTACCGAAGGGGGTAATTATGCTGCGCATTATTCCTACGGCCTCCCACTCGCTCGATGACGTGGCCATTACCATCAAGGCCTTTGAAGCGGTGCAGGAAAAGCTCAACAAAGGGCTTTACTCCAAAGCTGAGGTTCCTGCCGGGCTGCAGAACTAG